In Rhodamnia argentea isolate NSW1041297 chromosome 11, ASM2092103v1, whole genome shotgun sequence, one genomic interval encodes:
- the LOC115742151 gene encoding cyclin-D3-2, which yields MALQEDETHHQYSNASFSLDGLYCEDETFDEDLADNAGGNACEEAGDDLYEIKDSTLPLSLLEQDLFWEDGELASLVSRETETHPRCDELISDGSAALARKEAVGWILRGRAHHGFRPLTAMLAVNYFDRFILSFRYQRDRPWINQLVAVACLSVAAKVEETQVPLLLDLQVADAKYVFQSRTIQRMELLVMSTLGWRMNSVTPISFFDHLLRRFALTTNLHRQFFWMSERLLLSLVADARLASFLPSVVARATMLYVNREIEPCICGEFLDQLLSVLKINEDQVNECYELILELSTDHPEILNYKHKPKKLSVASSPSGVIDASFSCDSSNDLWGVASSVSSLPEPRFKRSRYQDQQMGLPSASVSPMGVLNSSY from the exons ATGGCTCTGCAAGAGGACGAAACCCACCACCAGTACAGCAACGCTTCGTTTTCGCTCGACGGGCTCTACTGTGAGGACGAGACCTTTGATGAAGATCTGGCAGACAATGCCGGTGGAAATGCCTGTGAAGAAGCGGGAGATGACCTCTACGAGATAAAGGACTCGACTTTGCCTCTGTCTTTGCTCGAACAGGACTTGTTTTGGGAAGATGGGGAACTCGCCTCTCTGGTTTCGAGAGAAACCGAGACCCATCCCCGTTGCGACGAGCTAATCTCTGATGGGTCTGCGGCGCTTGCCCGCAAAGAGGCGGTTGGGTGGATTTTGAGGGGTCGTGCGCATCACGGGTTTCGTCCATTGACTGCTATGTTGGCCGTGAACTACTTCGATAGGTTCATTTTGAGCTTCAGGTACCAGAGAGACAGGCCTTGGATAAACCAGCTCGTAGCTGTGGCTTGTCTCTCGGTTGCTGCCAAGGTGGAGGAAACCCAAGTGCCTCTTCTTCTTGACCTTCAA GTGGCTGATGCGAAGTATGTGTTTCAATCGCGGACGATTCAGAGAATGGAGCTCTTGGTGATGTCTACTCTTGGTTGGAGGATGAACTCGGTGACCCCGATTTCATTCTTTGATCACCTCCTTAGGAGGTTTGCCTTGACCACTAATTTGCACAGGCAGTTTTTCTGGATGAGTGAGCGTTTACTTCTCTCTCTGGTTGCAG ATGCGAGGCTCGCGAGTTTTCTTCCTTCGGTTGTTGCCAGAGCTACAATGTTGTACGTTAACAGGGAGATAGAACCGTGTATATGCGGTGAATTCCTGGACCAGTTACTGAGCGTGCTCAAGATCAATGAG GACCAAGTAAATGAGTGCTATGAACTCATTCTTGAATTGTCAACTGACCATCCTGAGATCCTCAACTACAAGCACAAGCCTAAGAAGCTATCAGTAGCCAGTAGCCCCAGTGGTGTGATTGATGCTTCTTTCAGTTGTGACAGTTCAAATGATTTGTGGGGTGTGGCATCATCGGTTTCTTCTTTGCCGGAGCCTCGGTTTAAAAGGAGCAGATACCAGGATCAGCAGATGGGCCTGCCATCTGCGAGCGTTTCACCCATGGGTGTCCTTAATAGTTCCTATTAG